From the genome of Rhodohalobacter sp. SW132:
GTGTGAATGTGGAGTGTTTGCTGCGCAAACGTTAAGGGAATGGACTCACTGGTCGATATTTTAATTAGAACAATCAACGTTACTTGCAGTGTAATCTAAACGCGAGCAAAATGAGCCTTTACGCCTTGTTGTACTGACTAAATGCTATTCACCATCAACCATATCTACAATGCCCCGTTGTGGCATCTCCTGTCTTTATAAGTAACAGTAGATCTCATATAAAATACATGGCGTTCAATTTTTATGAGATTAACCAGCCCCGCTCCGGGGGCGACATATCCGTAGGCCCCATGGGAATGCAAAGCATTTCCGTGAGGAAAAGAATGCTTAATTGGAAAAGAAGCACAATAGTAGGTGCGGCATAATCGAACTCTGAATTCAATCTCAAACTTAAAATTCAACCTGATTGTCCGAATCGCACTCAATATTTCTCAAGAGATCAGAGATTAACGTAGAAAGTTTTTGCCCGCTGATTGCTTGGCATTCTCAAGATTATTTCAAAGCAATATTTTTCACTCCATCACTCCATCAATCCATCAATCCATCAATCCATCAATCCATCAATCCTTCTAACTTTACACACCCACCCTCTCATTAGCCAATCCCTTTACCACGTCACGTCATTTTGACATAAAAATATCACTCGCAAAACACCCCTGATTTTAGCCCTGAAAATTCCATACCATTTTCAAAATTTCGGGGAGTTGGTACGGACTTGGTATGGACTTGGTACGGAGCTGGCAGTGGCCTGGTTTTTGGTGGTTCGCCCCTATTCAGCATGTCATTTTGGCTGAATAATTTAGGGCTTGAAACGGACCAATGGTTTGCAGAAAATTCACCCGATGGGCCGGTACAGAAATTCACTGGCTGTGTAAATGTAGAGTATTCGCTTTGCGAGTGTTGCGGGGATACCTAATGAGAGATGGGGAGATAGACAGATGGGGAGATGGAATTTTTGAATTGAAAGGTTCGAGGTCCAAATACATATATATTTTTTATTTTTTGAGAAAGCCATTCTCTCTTTCACTCTTTCTCTCCATCACAAAATGAGTCCACTTGTTCAAAAGCTGAAACTGCAAAGCTCACTCGGACGTAGTGCCAGGTCGTTTTATTTACTTTTCCTGTTCAAGTATCTTTAAGACTTTTTTCTGCAGATCAGGAATTTTATTTATAACAACATCCCACACGATATCATAATCTATACCAAAATAACCATGGATAAGCCGATCTCTCATTCCAGCCATCATTCGCCATTCTACTTTTGAATGATTTTTCCGGAACTCATCCGGAATCTGTTTAGAGGCTTCACCAATAATCTCAATACTTCGTACAAATGCCCGTTTCCGGGTCTCATCAGCCAAAAACTGACTCTTATCAAGATCCTGGCTTTCCTTTAATAGATAAGTCGCTTCATCCAGAATATGTGATAAATATTCAGTCGGAATTTGTGACATATTCAACCTCATGTAGAATTTTAGGGGCTAAATAAGGGCTAAGCGATTCTTTCGTCACCAGTTCAACCGGATAGGGAAGAGCTTCATCCAATACAAATGATAGCTGCATAAAATTATCAAATGATTTTTTACCCTGGTCAAACTCAACCAAAATATCGATATCACTATTTGGAGTTTGAGAATTACGGACAAAAGAACCAAACAATCCTATCCTCTTCACGCCAAACTTATTAAACTCAGACCGTAACTGTTGAAGCTTCTGTAAAATATCCTTTTTCTCCAGTATTGCAGTTTCCATTGAGGCTTCGTTTTGTATTCAAAGTAATCATAGAAGATTACACATTTTATATTTAATTAGAAAACGCCTAACCTGGCTTTTCCTGCACAGACTTCAAAGGGGAACACACATCTTACGCTATAGCGTATTCAGCGCTTTGCACAATGGTCAGTATTCTGCATTCGCAGAATGGTGAGTATTCACCCCGATGAGTCGAAACCAGAAATTCACCGGCAGTGTGAATATAAATGTAGAGTATTCGCTTTGCGAATGATGCGGGGATACTTAATGAGAGATGGAGAGATGGAGAGATGGAATTTTCGAACTGAATGGTGAAGAAGCAACAATTTTGATAAACCGGCCTTTTTGCCCCACCCCCGGCCCAATAAAATATTCATAGTCCGCTTAAGGTATTTGGGTTCTGAGAATTCAGTTAATACTTTTTGGATCTACAGGAAAGTTTGTGGGTACTCATAGATTCTTAAGAGCCTGAATTTCCTGCGTAATTCAGTTTGCTGAACCGAAAAGACCAGAAGTTGTAACAAGTGCACACTCTATTGACACGTCATCGCGGACCCTGATCCGCGATCTCCAGTCTTTGCATAAAACAACAGTATATCACTGGCGGAATTTAAAGTTTCGAAGCAGAATGGGAGATGCCGCATCAGAGTGCGGCATGACCGGGAATCTTAATAAACCGCACAAATTTTTTCACCCACAAACTTTCCTGTAGATCCTACTTTTTTGGACAACCTCGGAATTAAACCGCTTTTCCATTAAAGTGCGATTTTCACACGCAACAATCTTTAATTAAAGACATTTTGCTATGTCGGTTTTCATCATTATTTCCATTTGTAAATCATTAATTAAATGCTATAATTGATCAAAATCTTATAAAGAGTGCTTTGCAAAACCAGGGATTTTGTCATAGTTCAAGACCAGAGTGGAATCGGAACCGGAGCGTATGTACAATACGTGAGGATTTCGATTCCGCGATAACACCGAAATTTGACGAAAGCACGGTTTTGCAAAGCACTCTAAAACCAAATCAGCCGTATAAATTGATATGAATTCAGACCGATACGTAATCTCGAGACTGAGTCTTATGATGTTTCTCCAGTTTTTTATCTGGGGTGGATTTTTTGTGGTTATGGGCGTGTATCTGCTCGAAATTTTCCAGGGAGAAGAGGGGTTAAACACTATTATTGGCCAGGCGTATGCCACGCATAATTGGGCGGGACTGCTTGCCCCCGTTCTTGTAGGGCTCTTGGCTGACCGCTACTTCAATGCGGAAAGAGTGAATGCAATCTGCCATATTTTGGGTGCAGGTTTACTCTGGTATGCTGCAGGCGTTACTGATCCGGGAGTATTTATCTGGGTAATGCTTGCCTATTTTATGCTTTACATGCCGACGCTGGCTCTTGTAAACGCCATTTCCTTTGCCAATATCGGTGATCCCGATAAAGAGTTTCCAAAAATACGTGTATGGGGAACGGTTGGTTGGATTCTGTCAGGTTTTATTGTGGCACAAACAGTTCTGGGGTTCGTTGAAATTCCACTTTTAACGGCCATTACCGGGATTGAGAGCAACATTCAGAGTACAAATATTCCACTCTACATGAGTGCTATTATTTCGTTGATCTATGGTGTTTATAGCTTTACTCTTCCGCCAACTCCGCCTTCCGAAAAAGGAAAGAAATTTAGTTTGAAAGAAGCTCTTGGTCTCGATGCTCTGAAACTGCTTACGAACAAAAATTTCGCGGTCTTCTCTATCAGTAGTTTTGCCATTAGTATACCGCTTGCTTTCTACTATGCACGGACAAACGATTTTATTGCTGCCGTTGCTTTTGGTGAACAGTCGGCATCCTTTATGGCAATTGGTCAGATGAGTGAGGTCCTTTTTATGGTGCTCATTCCATTTTTTATTGTCCGTTTGGGAATAAA
Proteins encoded in this window:
- a CDS encoding DUF86 domain-containing protein: MSQIPTEYLSHILDEATYLLKESQDLDKSQFLADETRKRAFVRSIEIIGEASKQIPDEFRKNHSKVEWRMMAGMRDRLIHGYFGIDYDIVWDVVINKIPDLQKKVLKILEQEK
- a CDS encoding MFS transporter; translation: MNSDRYVISRLSLMMFLQFFIWGGFFVVMGVYLLEIFQGEEGLNTIIGQAYATHNWAGLLAPVLVGLLADRYFNAERVNAICHILGAGLLWYAAGVTDPGVFIWVMLAYFMLYMPTLALVNAISFANIGDPDKEFPKIRVWGTVGWILSGFIVAQTVLGFVEIPLLTAITGIESNIQSTNIPLYMSAIISLIYGVYSFTLPPTPPSEKGKKFSLKEALGLDALKLLTNKNFAVFSISSFAISIPLAFYYARTNDFIAAVAFGEQSASFMAIGQMSEVLFMVLIPFFIVRLGIKWMLLVGMLAWTARYFLFGAFPDSVSLIILGIALHGICYDFFFVTGQLYVDKKAPKNLRASAQGFFNLLTYGAGMLIGNYLLGWWGDSINLDGATEAGWLAGAMQFWMMPAILALGVAIMFFLFFWDDEVEAETLDTNVSPLPETGPDSEEISPGMVG
- a CDS encoding nucleotidyltransferase family protein — its product is METAILEKKDILQKLQQLRSEFNKFGVKRIGLFGSFVRNSQTPNSDIDILVEFDQGKKSFDNFMQLSFVLDEALPYPVELVTKESLSPYLAPKILHEVEYVTNSD